The Tenrec ecaudatus isolate mTenEca1 chromosome 7, mTenEca1.hap1, whole genome shotgun sequence genome window below encodes:
- the CLPS gene encoding colipase isoform X1 encodes MEKILACLLVALVAVAYGAPPDPRGIIINLEEGELCLNSAQCKSKCCHHDSVLSLARCMPKASENSECSPKHLLGVYYKCPCERGLTCEVDRTIVGTITNTDFGICHDVGRSKQ; translated from the exons CTTGTCGCCCTTGTGGCAGTGGCCTATGGGGCGCCGCCCGACCCCCGGGGAATCATTATCAACCTG GAGGAGGGCGAGCTCTGCTTGAACAGTGCCCAGTGCAAAAGCAAGTGCTGCCACCACGATTCCGTACTGAGCCTGGCCCGCTGCATGCCCAAGGCCAGCGAGAACAGCGAGTGTTCGCCCAAG CACCTCCTTGGTGTTTACTACAAGTGTCCCTGTGAGCGGGGTCTGACCTGCGAGGTGGACAGGACCATTGTGGGCACCATCACCAACACCGACTTTGGTATCTGCCACGATGTTGGACGCTCCAAGCAGTGa
- the CLPS gene encoding colipase isoform X2, with protein MEKILACLLVALVAVAYGAPPDPRGIIINLHLLGVYYKCPCERGLTCEVDRTIVGTITNTDFGICHDVGRSKQ; from the exons CTTGTCGCCCTTGTGGCAGTGGCCTATGGGGCGCCGCCCGACCCCCGGGGAATCATTATCAACCTG CACCTCCTTGGTGTTTACTACAAGTGTCCCTGTGAGCGGGGTCTGACCTGCGAGGTGGACAGGACCATTGTGGGCACCATCACCAACACCGACTTTGGTATCTGCCACGATGTTGGACGCTCCAAGCAGTGa